Proteins from a single region of Paenibacillus sp. BIHB 4019:
- a CDS encoding TIM barrel protein — protein sequence MSIDKAEYSFSTCWNIKRHQTGSEMIEEIKSLGFRRVELNYNVTAELMKTIEPMIARGDIGVSSVHHVFPHLPGKEFDTDSLMLGYPDKAMRARAVELLIQTVEHAVRYGAEGVVVHPGEVPFPYNIDEELKRIYHAEGRDSAAYQKLWNEMLEVRTKESGTYLRLMQESLEQVFEQLAARNIHMGIGIETRSRCYQMPTLQEAGYLIKQLAGAPLYLWYDIGHGMMMDRMGLYDNVKEANALKDKILGVHIHETVGLSDHWCPYIHSGDENYFDNFIAIIAAAPIKVYELKDKCTPEDIHLSHERITGKILVK from the coding sequence ATGAGCATAGACAAAGCGGAATATTCATTTTCTACCTGTTGGAACATCAAAAGGCATCAAACAGGGAGCGAGATGATCGAGGAAATTAAAAGCCTCGGCTTCCGCAGGGTTGAGCTTAATTACAATGTGACGGCAGAGCTGATGAAGACGATTGAACCGATGATAGCGCGAGGCGACATTGGCGTATCAAGCGTGCATCATGTGTTCCCGCATTTGCCAGGCAAGGAGTTCGACACGGACTCCTTAATGCTTGGCTATCCGGATAAGGCTATGCGCGCACGGGCGGTGGAGCTGCTTATTCAGACGGTGGAACATGCGGTACGTTACGGAGCGGAAGGCGTAGTCGTGCATCCGGGGGAGGTTCCTTTTCCCTACAACATTGATGAGGAATTGAAGCGGATTTACCATGCAGAGGGCCGCGATTCGGCAGCTTACCAGAAGCTGTGGAACGAAATGCTGGAAGTGCGGACGAAGGAGAGCGGCACGTATTTGCGGCTGATGCAGGAAAGCTTGGAGCAGGTGTTCGAGCAGCTCGCGGCGCGCAACATTCACATGGGAATCGGCATTGAGACACGCTCGCGCTGCTACCAAATGCCGACGCTTCAGGAAGCCGGTTATTTAATCAAGCAGTTGGCTGGAGCGCCGCTTTATCTGTGGTACGACATCGGGCATGGCATGATGATGGACCGCATGGGCCTTTACGATAATGTGAAGGAAGCGAATGCGCTTAAGGATAAAATACTCGGCGTCCATATTCATGAGACCGTCGGCTTGTCCGATCATTGGTGCCCGTATATTCATAGCGGAGACGAGAACTATTTTGACAACTTCATCGCTATTATTGCTGCGGCTCCGATTAAAGTGTATGAGCTTAAAGATAAGTGCACGCCAGAAGACATTCATCTCAGTCATGAGCGGATCACGGGTAAAATACTTGTGAAATAG
- a CDS encoding extracellular solute-binding protein: MMRNSWKKLAGVSLLAAGLAIGGCSSEKEAGGTQAAGGGVSAAAAKGQVSVVVQDRGSVASTEGSYESNRWTKWIKDTGPVDPTFVPVLRSESKKLLNMMFASGSAPDIINETNAAFRNNIYEQKQLLPLDDLLQYMPNYKALMDEYPQLKQVGTKPDGKLYEMGRVNEANPLHILFIRTDWLKELGLEMPKTTEELLQVAQAFADKDPDKNGKRDTYGINISYYSDGAVNELFGIQQEHSWGLQDGKIVRQWDKELAALTFKKQLYEQGAIDRDYISDKDGTKAKQDFLTGKLGIYVNYSVSWFEFTTKDLVTLKGNVPTAVVEPLAYPKSPFGQYTGAIDNPIQMTTVFNANTKNPQAAAEYINFILEPSTTEMLLKGEKGVHWTEGDNGCAVIPDADKWQTEAGYAGGYGLFLSRGTDKCNFVANQFDPGDPVQKEGLDMYLKAKDMYLDPTKEYPGFTLGDHIPGLSSDLDVIRTNTLKEITDIYVKAVVNGKGYSAEQAVKDAKAAWEKAGGQKIIDFMNEWYETNKDTAFLSDDIWTIVEQQKELAK, translated from the coding sequence ATGATGAGAAACAGTTGGAAGAAGCTCGCAGGCGTTTCGCTGCTGGCAGCAGGTCTGGCAATTGGCGGATGCAGCTCGGAGAAGGAAGCAGGAGGCACGCAAGCAGCAGGCGGTGGAGTCAGCGCAGCAGCGGCGAAGGGACAAGTGTCGGTCGTCGTTCAAGACCGAGGATCGGTCGCTTCAACGGAAGGCTCGTATGAGAGCAATCGCTGGACGAAGTGGATCAAGGACACGGGCCCGGTCGATCCGACCTTTGTGCCTGTCCTGCGCAGCGAGTCCAAAAAGCTGCTCAATATGATGTTCGCATCCGGCTCGGCGCCCGACATTATTAATGAGACAAATGCCGCATTCCGCAACAACATTTATGAGCAAAAGCAGTTGCTGCCGCTCGATGATCTGCTGCAATACATGCCGAATTACAAGGCGCTGATGGATGAATATCCGCAGCTTAAGCAGGTCGGCACGAAGCCGGACGGCAAGCTGTACGAAATGGGCCGCGTCAATGAGGCGAATCCGCTGCATATTTTGTTCATCCGAACCGATTGGCTGAAGGAGCTTGGATTGGAAATGCCGAAGACGACGGAGGAGCTGCTGCAGGTTGCCCAGGCGTTTGCAGATAAGGACCCGGATAAAAATGGCAAGCGCGATACGTATGGCATCAACATCAGCTATTACTCCGATGGGGCGGTCAACGAGCTATTCGGCATTCAGCAGGAGCACAGCTGGGGTCTGCAGGATGGAAAAATTGTGCGCCAATGGGATAAAGAACTGGCTGCGCTTACGTTTAAAAAGCAGCTGTATGAGCAAGGTGCCATCGACCGCGATTATATTAGCGATAAAGACGGAACAAAGGCGAAACAGGATTTTCTGACAGGCAAGCTCGGCATTTATGTCAATTACAGCGTATCGTGGTTTGAGTTTACGACGAAGGATTTGGTGACGTTGAAGGGCAACGTGCCTACGGCCGTGGTAGAGCCGCTGGCGTATCCGAAATCGCCGTTCGGCCAATATACTGGTGCGATTGACAACCCCATTCAAATGACGACGGTATTTAATGCAAATACAAAAAATCCGCAAGCGGCTGCTGAATATATTAATTTTATTTTAGAGCCGTCTACAACTGAAATGCTGCTGAAGGGTGAGAAAGGGGTGCACTGGACAGAGGGCGACAACGGCTGCGCCGTCATCCCTGATGCGGACAAATGGCAGACGGAAGCTGGCTATGCGGGCGGCTACGGCTTGTTCCTGAGCAGAGGAACGGATAAATGCAACTTTGTTGCTAATCAATTCGACCCTGGCGATCCGGTGCAGAAGGAAGGCTTGGACATGTATCTAAAGGCGAAAGATATGTACTTAGATCCAACGAAGGAATATCCGGGCTTTACGCTTGGCGATCACATTCCAGGCCTGTCTAGCGATCTTGATGTGATCCGTACGAACACTCTGAAGGAAATTACGGATATTTACGTCAAGGCAGTTGTGAATGGCAAAGGCTACAGCGCCGAGCAGGCGGTTAAGGATGCCAAGGCAGCATGGGAAAAAGCAGGCGGACAAAAAATCATAGATTTTATGAATGAGTGGTACGAGACGAACAAAGATACGGCTTTTCTGTCCGATGATATTTGGACGATAGTCGAACAACAAAAGGAGCTGGCAAAATAA
- a CDS encoding carbohydrate ABC transporter permease, translating to MRSSLGERVFYVINYLLLALLGLTCLLPFIHIVAVSLSERGAVESGHVFLWPVGFQFTAYSFFFEGTPALRALKNSAIITIGGVLLSMAATILAAYPLSRPYLVGRRFMLLAMVFTMLFSGGIIPTYIVVKNLGLINSYWSLWLVGLVSTYNMLLMRSYFENIPREIDESARMDGSGEFTLLTRIILPLSMPIIATLALFYGVGYWNSFMHVLMYINQSDMQNFTVVVQAVLKSNDMLVNAANDMQDQQKLTNEMIRAVGVVFMVVPMLMIYPFLQKYFVKGVMLGSIKG from the coding sequence ATGAGGAGTAGTCTTGGAGAACGCGTGTTTTATGTCATTAACTATTTGCTGCTGGCGCTGCTGGGGCTAACCTGTCTGCTGCCATTTATTCATATTGTCGCCGTTTCGCTCAGCGAGCGGGGTGCGGTCGAATCGGGCCATGTGTTTCTGTGGCCGGTAGGCTTTCAGTTTACCGCCTATTCCTTTTTCTTCGAAGGAACGCCAGCACTTCGGGCGCTGAAAAACAGTGCCATCATTACGATAGGCGGCGTGCTGCTCAGCATGGCAGCTACAATTCTAGCGGCGTATCCGCTATCCCGTCCTTATTTGGTCGGGCGGCGCTTCATGCTGCTGGCGATGGTGTTCACGATGCTGTTCTCCGGGGGCATTATTCCGACCTATATCGTCGTGAAAAACCTTGGGCTGATCAACTCGTACTGGTCGCTATGGCTGGTTGGGCTCGTCAGTACGTACAACATGCTGCTAATGCGCAGTTATTTCGAAAATATTCCGCGTGAAATTGATGAATCCGCGAGAATGGATGGCAGCGGCGAATTCACATTGCTGACGAGGATTATTTTGCCGCTGTCGATGCCGATCATCGCGACGCTCGCTTTATTTTATGGCGTAGGCTACTGGAATTCGTTCATGCATGTGTTAATGTATATCAACCAAAGCGACATGCAAAATTTTACCGTTGTCGTGCAGGCGGTGCTCAAGTCGAACGATATGCTCGTCAATGCCGCCAATGACATGCAGGACCAGCAGAAGCTGACGAATGAAATGATTCGCGCGGTCGGCGTCGTGTTCATGGTTGTGCCGATGCTGATGATTTATCCTTTTTTGCAAAAGTACTTCGTAAAGGGTGTTATGCTGGGCTCCATTAAAGGCTAA
- a CDS encoding ABC transporter permease subunit: MSTPRQTISTLKFKQNLWLYAMLLPVIAFYVIFKYIPMGGLIIAFKSYNFADGILGSPWVGWKNYELLFTTANTTQIIWNTFWLSLLNLAFGFPIPIVLALMINEIGRSWFKKWIQTIVYLPHFFSWVIVAGIVLTLFATDGGSINKILELFSVETRSFLYDSFSWTAIFVGAGVWKEMGFNTIIYLAALTTINPALYESSSIDGATKWRQIWHITLPGIRHTIVLLLILAMGRVMEVGFDQVYNLQNDAVSGVSEVISTYIYKMGLQQAQFSLTTAMGLFESLIAFLLVIGVNRIARKYDQGLF; the protein is encoded by the coding sequence ATGAGCACACCAAGGCAAACGATAAGCACGCTGAAATTCAAGCAAAATCTATGGCTCTATGCGATGCTGCTGCCGGTCATAGCGTTTTATGTGATTTTTAAGTACATCCCGATGGGCGGGCTGATTATTGCTTTCAAAAGCTATAATTTCGCTGACGGCATTCTCGGCAGTCCGTGGGTCGGCTGGAAAAACTATGAGCTGCTGTTCACGACAGCAAACACGACGCAAATTATTTGGAACACCTTCTGGCTCAGTCTGCTCAATCTGGCGTTCGGCTTCCCGATTCCGATCGTGCTGGCGCTCATGATTAACGAGATCGGACGATCCTGGTTTAAAAAATGGATTCAAACGATCGTCTATTTGCCGCATTTTTTCTCATGGGTTATTGTGGCGGGCATCGTTCTGACGCTGTTCGCAACCGACGGCGGGTCGATTAATAAAATTTTAGAGCTGTTTTCGGTGGAGACGCGCTCCTTCCTGTACGATTCGTTTTCGTGGACAGCGATTTTCGTCGGCGCCGGTGTTTGGAAGGAAATGGGCTTCAATACGATCATATATTTGGCAGCGCTTACAACGATCAACCCGGCGCTTTATGAATCGTCGAGCATCGACGGTGCGACCAAGTGGCGGCAAATTTGGCATATTACGCTGCCAGGCATTCGGCACACGATTGTGCTGCTGCTGATTTTGGCGATGGGCCGGGTGATGGAGGTCGGCTTTGACCAAGTGTACAATTTGCAAAATGATGCGGTATCCGGCGTGTCGGAGGTCATCAGCACCTATATTTATAAAATGGGCTTGCAGCAGGCGCAGTTCAGCCTGACGACGGCGATGGGCTTGTTCGAATCGTTAATCGCTTTCCTGCTCGTTATTGGGGTGAATAGGATTGCTCGCAAATACGACCAAGGGCTGTTTTAA
- a CDS encoding response regulator: MGFGNAMVVEDQRHFRRGLVRMIEESGHAWNVVGEAANGLDALKLAEQHKPDLVLTDIRMPAMDGIELVTHLRRCHPDTIVIVLTGFRSFDYAQAALKLGVLDYLVKPCTEEDVRLVLGKANERFQSRQLMEREQQTAALASTLPLGEQASLSVVHSSSSPATSHEAKLAQLMQGKPESAIDKAIAYVGQHFAEACRMAEVAAHIHLNPSYFSVLFKKTTGESFTSFVTRVRMEQAMHLLKTTDLKIFEISSATGFDEPNYFTNVFKQYYQISPKECRRGH; encoded by the coding sequence ATGGGATTCGGCAACGCAATGGTAGTGGAGGATCAGCGTCATTTTCGCAGAGGGCTTGTTCGAATGATCGAAGAGAGCGGTCATGCATGGAATGTGGTGGGCGAGGCCGCTAACGGGCTGGATGCGCTCAAGCTGGCTGAGCAGCACAAGCCGGATTTAGTGCTCACAGATATCCGCATGCCGGCGATGGATGGCATTGAGCTGGTAACCCATTTGCGGCGCTGCCATCCGGATACGATTGTCATCGTCCTGACGGGTTTTCGCAGCTTCGACTATGCGCAGGCGGCGCTTAAGCTTGGCGTGCTGGACTATCTAGTCAAGCCCTGCACGGAGGAGGATGTGCGGCTCGTGCTTGGCAAAGCCAATGAACGCTTCCAGAGCAGGCAGCTGATGGAGCGGGAACAGCAGACGGCGGCGCTCGCGAGTACGCTGCCGCTTGGTGAGCAGGCAAGTTTGTCAGTTGTACATTCTTCATCCAGCCCTGCAACCTCGCATGAGGCGAAGCTCGCCCAGCTCATGCAAGGGAAGCCGGAAAGCGCGATTGACAAGGCAATCGCCTATGTCGGGCAGCATTTTGCCGAGGCCTGCCGCATGGCGGAGGTTGCCGCACACATACACCTGAATCCGAGCTATTTCAGCGTCTTGTTCAAGAAGACGACGGGTGAAAGCTTCACGAGCTTCGTCACCCGGGTTCGCATGGAGCAGGCGATGCATTTGCTGAAAACGACTGATTTGAAAATTTTCGAAATATCGAGTGCGACCGGCTTCGATGAGCCGAACTATTTTACCAACGTGTTCAAGCAATATTATCAAATATCGCCAAAGGAATGCCGCCGCGGCCACTAG
- a CDS encoding histidine kinase, which produces MRIWPKIWVSATKSFKLKLIASLTCILMVASGTAGYLTYQSNQRLFKEEMSKQVAITNCEALTKLELKVQEMKRISQTIVFHKEIEEMIGRFNTYKDEDAFELYLEKERIDELINQLKSDAPYITGLYMFNLTNGMIYYRYNTPVINALDEEALGQIRGKVKGTSGQLVWMNMALPSGIEPDGFRHTIVATRLMKNNSLQPYGMLVITIDEQYLAGSLSELTKNNAGKVYLFNGEQLLYTNEKGLTAERLAEIRQLPDSWASDDEVYARSKSSRAGTDGFELVNAKSMLEIQDKNRRIAEKIVIAGLISAVLASMLIALAAERLLRPLSDLLRGLKRLRDGKFETRIEVRSNDELAYIGDSFNAMAEHVEQLIKEVYMTQLSEREAELKALQAQLNPHFLYNFFNEVYWKLQAGGERDTAALIAAVSGLLRHSLMPVRTPTTVQEEVRQIRNYVKIQAELFETDLAFTIDADEQVMPYKVMRSLLQPLVENVFQHAFLSTLSHKTLHIRIAEEDCFLRFDIADNGCGMPQALIDELLHGGSGVLEEARIAASARQMRSQEEARNAETARQMRSQEQARMAATARQMQAQEQAARAERAADALADVSADAAMGMEPSGGRLSAASWQADTDEGSSAERRDNLGVRSVSRRIELLYGAPYRLEIESELTKGTIMRLYLPKLTA; this is translated from the coding sequence ATGAGAATTTGGCCGAAGATTTGGGTAAGCGCTACCAAAAGCTTTAAACTCAAGCTTATCGCCAGTTTAACGTGTATCCTCATGGTCGCCTCCGGCACGGCAGGCTATTTGACCTACCAAAGCAATCAGCGGCTGTTCAAGGAGGAAATGAGCAAGCAGGTGGCGATTACGAACTGCGAGGCGTTGACGAAGCTGGAGCTTAAGGTGCAGGAAATGAAGCGCATCTCGCAGACGATTGTTTTTCACAAGGAAATCGAGGAAATGATCGGACGGTTCAATACCTACAAGGATGAGGATGCGTTCGAGCTGTATTTGGAGAAGGAGCGCATCGATGAGCTCATCAATCAGCTAAAGTCCGATGCGCCCTACATAACGGGCCTTTACATGTTTAATCTGACGAACGGCATGATTTACTATCGCTACAATACGCCGGTCATAAATGCGCTGGATGAGGAGGCGCTCGGCCAAATTCGCGGCAAGGTGAAGGGAACGAGCGGCCAGCTGGTGTGGATGAATATGGCGCTGCCAAGCGGCATTGAGCCAGATGGCTTTAGGCATACGATTGTGGCAACCAGGCTGATGAAAAATAACTCGCTTCAGCCCTACGGCATGCTGGTCATTACGATTGACGAGCAATATTTGGCAGGCAGCTTAAGCGAGCTGACCAAAAATAATGCAGGCAAGGTGTATTTGTTTAATGGCGAGCAGCTGCTCTACACCAATGAGAAAGGGCTGACGGCAGAGCGCTTAGCGGAAATTCGCCAGCTGCCCGATTCTTGGGCGAGCGATGACGAGGTGTATGCGCGCAGCAAGTCGAGCCGCGCCGGCACAGACGGCTTTGAGCTGGTCAATGCCAAGTCAATGCTGGAAATTCAAGATAAAAATCGGCGTATTGCCGAAAAGATCGTCATCGCCGGACTGATCAGCGCCGTGCTGGCGAGCATGCTGATTGCGCTCGCTGCCGAGCGGCTGCTGCGTCCGCTGAGCGATTTGCTGCGCGGCCTCAAACGGCTGCGCGACGGCAAATTCGAGACGCGCATTGAGGTGCGATCAAATGATGAGCTTGCGTATATCGGCGACAGCTTCAATGCTATGGCTGAGCATGTGGAGCAGCTTATTAAAGAGGTGTATATGACGCAGCTCAGCGAGAGGGAGGCAGAGCTTAAGGCGCTGCAAGCGCAGCTGAATCCCCATTTTTTGTACAATTTCTTCAATGAGGTGTACTGGAAGCTGCAGGCAGGGGGCGAGCGCGACACAGCTGCACTGATCGCGGCCGTATCTGGACTGCTGCGCCATTCGCTGATGCCCGTCCGAACGCCGACAACGGTGCAGGAAGAGGTGCGCCAGATCCGCAACTATGTGAAGATTCAGGCGGAGCTGTTCGAGACGGACCTGGCATTCACCATCGATGCAGATGAGCAGGTAATGCCTTACAAGGTGATGCGCTCGCTGCTCCAGCCGCTGGTGGAAAATGTGTTTCAGCATGCGTTTCTAAGCACCCTGTCGCATAAAACGCTGCATATTCGAATCGCCGAGGAGGATTGCTTCCTGCGCTTCGATATTGCAGATAATGGGTGCGGCATGCCGCAAGCGCTTATTGACGAGCTGCTGCATGGCGGATCGGGCGTGCTGGAGGAGGCTCGGATAGCAGCGTCCGCGCGGCAAATGCGATCGCAGGAGGAGGCCCGGAACGCAGAAACGGCGCGTCAAATGCGATCGCAGGAGCAGGCCCGAATGGCAGCAACGGCGCGGCAAATGCAGGCGCAAGAGCAGGCGGCGCGAGCGGAACGAGCGGCGGATGCCCTAGCAGATGTCTCAGCGGATGCTGCGATGGGGATGGAACCATCCGGCGGCAGGCTTTCGGCAGCGTCATGGCAGGCGGACACAGATGAAGGCAGCAGCGCTGAGCGCCGGGACAATTTAGGTGTTCGCAGCGTGTCGCGCCGTATTGAGCTGCTGTACGGAGCGCCGTATCGGCTGGAAATCGAGAGCGAGCTGACGAAGGGGACAATAATGCGGTTATATTTGCCTAAGCTGACCGCTTAG
- a CDS encoding Gfo/Idh/MocA family oxidoreductase, giving the protein MSAIFKVALIGCGGIANGKHLPSLSKISEASLVAFCDIQRSNAEQAAAQYGTPGAIIYEDYRELLADPSIDVVHVCTANDTHAEIAIAALEAGKHVMCEKPMAKKAADARAMVEAAKRSGKKLTIGYNNRFRSDSLLLKKMCEAGELGDIYYAKAHALRRRGVPTWGVFLDEDKQGGGPLIDIGTHALDLTLWLMNNYEPHVVLGTSYHKLSKRENAANSWGPWDPAKFTVEDSAFGMIVMKNGATIMLEASWALNTLDTKEARTTLSGTEGGADMTDGLRLNGEKYGKLYENQIKLDPKGVDFYEGKKESMQDVEMRLWFDALLNDTEPVVTPEQACVVSEILEAIYESAASGKAVYFD; this is encoded by the coding sequence ATGTCAGCAATATTTAAAGTCGCGCTCATCGGCTGCGGCGGCATTGCAAACGGCAAGCATCTGCCAAGCCTAAGCAAAATCAGTGAAGCAAGCCTTGTCGCCTTTTGTGATATTCAGCGCTCCAATGCGGAGCAAGCTGCTGCCCAGTATGGCACGCCAGGTGCAATAATTTACGAGGATTACCGCGAGCTGCTCGCTGACCCATCGATTGATGTCGTTCATGTGTGCACCGCTAACGATACCCATGCCGAAATCGCCATTGCAGCGCTGGAGGCTGGCAAGCATGTCATGTGCGAGAAGCCGATGGCGAAAAAAGCCGCCGATGCCCGTGCCATGGTAGAAGCCGCGAAGCGCTCCGGCAAAAAGCTCACCATCGGCTACAACAACCGTTTCCGTTCCGACAGCCTGCTGCTCAAAAAAATGTGCGAAGCCGGCGAACTTGGCGACATCTATTATGCGAAGGCCCATGCGCTGCGGCGGCGCGGCGTTCCCACTTGGGGCGTATTCCTCGACGAAGACAAGCAAGGCGGCGGCCCGCTGATCGACATTGGCACGCATGCGCTGGATTTGACGCTGTGGCTCATGAACAACTACGAACCCCATGTCGTGCTGGGCACGTCCTATCATAAGCTGTCCAAGCGTGAAAATGCCGCCAATTCCTGGGGCCCATGGGACCCGGCGAAATTTACCGTTGAAGACTCCGCCTTCGGCATGATCGTCATGAAGAACGGCGCGACCATTATGCTCGAAGCCAGCTGGGCGCTGAATACGCTCGATACGAAGGAAGCCCGCACGACGTTAAGCGGTACAGAAGGCGGCGCAGATATGACAGATGGACTGCGCCTAAACGGCGAGAAATATGGTAAACTGTACGAGAATCAAATCAAGCTCGATCCGAAGGGCGTCGATTTCTATGAAGGCAAGAAGGAATCGATGCAGGATGTGGAAATGAGGCTGTGGTTTGATGCGCTGCTGAATGATACGGAGCCGGTCGTCACGCCAGAGCAGGCTTGTGTTGTTTCGGAGATACTAGAGGCCATTTATGAATCCGCTGCGTCAGGTAAAGCGGTATACTTCGACTGA
- a CDS encoding Gfo/Idh/MocA family oxidoreductase — protein sequence MQKPIRTAVLSFWHVHAKDYALQAQQHPGTELAAIWDEQPERGRAEAEARGIRFYEQLDELLAEASIDAVIVTAPTADHPEIIKAAAAAGKHIFTEKVIALTLAECDGILESVRQADVALTVSLPRLNTPFTQAAQQLASDGLLGELTLVRARLSHSGALPTELEPLGYLPEAFFQQAQSGGGALTDLGCHPMYLVRLFLGMPSSVSASFGYVTGKEVEDNAAVTLRYASGALGLVEAGFVNHASPFTLELHGTKGSLIYSALDGKLMYRSVLLEENGSKRWHEAPLPAALPTSFEQWVSHIRGGTRAEHNIALARDLTRLIEASNQSALSGVAWQLGGR from the coding sequence ATGCAAAAACCGATTCGCACAGCTGTATTAAGCTTCTGGCATGTGCATGCGAAGGACTACGCCTTGCAGGCACAGCAGCATCCAGGCACCGAGCTCGCCGCTATCTGGGACGAGCAGCCGGAGCGCGGCCGGGCGGAAGCTGAAGCCCGGGGAATCCGTTTCTATGAGCAGCTGGACGAGCTGCTGGCGGAGGCCTCCATCGACGCTGTGATTGTGACTGCCCCAACGGCCGACCATCCGGAAATCATAAAAGCAGCAGCAGCGGCGGGCAAGCATATTTTTACCGAAAAGGTTATCGCCTTGACGCTTGCGGAGTGCGACGGCATTTTGGAGAGCGTGCGGCAAGCTGACGTTGCGCTAACCGTATCGCTGCCCCGGCTGAATACGCCGTTCACGCAAGCCGCACAGCAGTTGGCTAGCGATGGCTTGCTTGGCGAGTTAACGCTTGTGCGCGCTCGCCTGTCCCATAGCGGCGCTTTGCCCACCGAGCTTGAACCGCTCGGCTATTTGCCGGAAGCTTTCTTCCAGCAGGCTCAAAGCGGCGGCGGCGCCCTAACTGATCTCGGCTGCCATCCGATGTACTTGGTGCGGCTGTTTCTGGGCATGCCGAGCAGCGTGAGCGCAAGCTTCGGTTATGTGACCGGCAAAGAAGTCGAGGACAACGCAGCCGTCACGCTGCGATATGCGAGCGGAGCGCTTGGCCTTGTGGAGGCCGGGTTCGTCAACCACGCCTCCCCGTTCACGCTTGAGCTGCATGGTACCAAAGGCAGCCTGATTTACTCCGCGCTGGACGGCAAGCTGATGTACCGGAGCGTGCTGCTCGAAGAAAATGGCAGCAAGCGCTGGCATGAAGCTCCGCTTCCAGCCGCGCTCCCCACCTCCTTCGAGCAGTGGGTCAGCCACATTCGCGGCGGTACGAGAGCCGAGCATAATATTGCTCTCGCAAGGGATTTAACAAGGTTAATTGAAGCATCCAATCAATCGGCTTTAAGCGGCGTTGCCTGGCAGCTCGGGGGCCGCTAG
- a CDS encoding helix-turn-helix domain-containing protein — protein sequence METNHQQRGSGSTYPYELMQEQQHALEHLHADFRWGGYGIKVMRFHHAAFPPGKIIPFHKHSEEFEFHFIAQGSGSVIISDTFHALTAGMMYLTKPNVMHYQEASADEGMNELCLRIQIVDLDAKSQQGEQATAAAIARDNEPFEGRGWGESWERAEAKACMEQLALIPELPIADSFRCMECFLDAYRAWYEGQPGLYSILKQSIINIMLRMSRGYFPIARQPLPSRDMIHFRYKLAEQFIKDNYQEPFTLELVAERVQISARQLQRIFKTHSDQTFSSYVEQVRLAHVCTQLLESSETVEVLAQQHGFSSASYLHRVFRKKYGCTPAQYRKHSKQPQT from the coding sequence ATGGAAACGAATCACCAGCAGCGGGGCAGCGGCAGCACATATCCCTATGAGCTTATGCAGGAGCAGCAGCATGCGCTTGAGCATCTGCATGCCGATTTTCGCTGGGGCGGCTACGGCATCAAGGTCATGCGTTTTCATCATGCGGCCTTCCCACCGGGCAAAATCATCCCCTTCCACAAGCACTCGGAGGAATTTGAGTTTCATTTCATTGCGCAGGGAAGCGGCTCCGTCATCATCAGCGATACGTTCCATGCGCTTACGGCTGGCATGATGTATTTAACGAAGCCTAATGTTATGCATTATCAGGAGGCAAGCGCAGATGAAGGCATGAATGAGCTGTGCCTGCGCATTCAAATTGTCGATTTGGATGCGAAAAGCCAGCAGGGGGAGCAAGCGACCGCGGCCGCTATCGCGAGGGACAACGAACCGTTCGAAGGTCGCGGCTGGGGCGAAAGTTGGGAACGCGCCGAAGCGAAGGCCTGCATGGAGCAGCTTGCGCTCATTCCCGAGCTTCCGATTGCTGACAGCTTCCGCTGCATGGAATGCTTTCTGGATGCTTATCGCGCCTGGTACGAGGGACAGCCCGGGCTTTATTCGATTTTGAAGCAATCGATCATTAACATTATGCTGCGAATGAGCCGGGGTTATTTTCCCATTGCAAGGCAGCCGCTTCCATCCAGAGATATGATCCATTTCCGCTATAAGCTGGCGGAGCAGTTTATTAAAGACAATTACCAGGAGCCGTTCACGCTGGAGCTTGTGGCAGAGCGCGTCCAGATTAGCGCGCGCCAGCTGCAGCGCATTTTCAAAACGCATTCCGACCAAACGTTCAGCAGCTACGTAGAACAAGTCAGATTGGCCCATGTGTGCACGCAGCTGCTTGAAAGCAGCGAGACGGTCGAGGTGCTGGCCCAGCAGCATGGTTTCTCCAGCGCAAGCTATCTACACCGTGTCTTTCGCAAAAAATACGGCTGCACTCCCGCTCAATACCGCAAGCATTCAAAACAACCACAAACCTAA